A genomic region of Papaver somniferum cultivar HN1 chromosome 7, ASM357369v1, whole genome shotgun sequence contains the following coding sequences:
- the LOC113296525 gene encoding dolichol-phosphate mannosyltransferase subunit 1, protein MEEQHQQKETNKYSIIIPTYNERLNVALIIYLVFKHLKDIDFEIIVVDDGSPDGTQDIVKQLQKVYGEDRILLRARPKKLGLGTAYIHGLKHASGNFVVIMDADLSHHPKYLPNFIRRQAETGASIVTGTRYVNGGGVHGWNLMRKLTSRGANVLAQTFLWPGVSDLTGSFRLYKRSVLEDVINSCVSKGYVFQMEMIVRASRKGYHIEEVPITFVDRVYGSSKLGGSEIVEYLKGLVYLLVTT, encoded by the exons aTGGAGGAGCAACATCAACAAAAGGAAACTAATAAATATAGTATAATCATCCCCACTTACAACGAACGCCTCAATGTTGCTCTGATCATCTATCTCGTCTTCAAGCATCTTAA GGATATTGATTTTGAGATAATTGTTGTGGATGATGGAAGTCCTGATGGAACTCAAGATATTGTCAAACAGTTGCAGAAAGTGTATGGAGAAGACCGCATT CTATTAAGAGCTAGACCTAAGAAGCTTGGTTTAG GCACTGCTTACATTCATGGGTTGAAACATGCATCTGGTAATTTTGTTGTGATCATGGATGCTGATCTATCTCATCAC CCGAAGTATTTGCCAAATTTCATCAG GAGACAAGCGGAGACTGGTGCGAGCATTGTTACTGGGACTCGAtatgttaatggtggtggtgtacATGGATGGAACCTCATGCGTAAACTGACAAGTAGGGGAGCCAATGTACTTGCTCAAACATTTCTATGGCCTGGAGTATCAGATTTAACCGGGTCTTTCAG GCTTTACAAGAGATCTGTCCTTGAGGATGTTATTAATTCCTGCGTCAGCAAGGGATATGTCTTTCAGATGGAAATGATTGTTCGAGCTTCCAGAAAAGGCTACCATATTGAAGAG GTACCCATAACCTTTGTTGATAGAGTATATGGGAGTTCAAAGCTCGGAGGATCAGAAATAGTTGAATACCTGAAAGGTCTTGTTTATTTATTAGTCACAACATAA
- the LOC113296523 gene encoding non-specific lipid-transfer protein-like protein At5g64080, translated as MSSNYSGSFFASIAIFLLLSTHIYVKEVHAAGECGKTPISNAALSLSACLGAVQNVRAKVSPACCSRVSVLLRNSPKCLCAVFLSPLVKQAGINPAIAITIPKRCNIRNRPAGKKCGKYTLP; from the exons ATGTCTTCTAATTACTCAGGCAGCTTCTTTGCTTCCATAGCCATCTTTCTCCTATTGTCAACTCATATCTATGTTAAAGAAGTACATGCTGCGGGCGAATGTGGGAAGACGCCCATAAGCAATGCAGCGTTGAGCTTAAGCGCATGTCTAGGAGCAGTTCAAAATGTCAGAGCTAAGGTTTCTCCAGCTTGTTGCTCTCGAGTTTCGGTTCTGCTAAGGAATTCCCCCAAGTGTTTATGTGCTGTTTTCTTGTCACCATTAGTGAAGCAAGCTGGGATTAATCCAGCCATAGCAATTACTATTCCGAAACGTTGCAACATCAGAAACAGACCAGCTGGGAAGAAATGCGGAA AGTATACTCTTCCATGA
- the LOC113296516 gene encoding glutamate decarboxylase-like: MVLSKTASDSDVSIHSTFASRYVRTSLPRFKMSEDSIPKEAAYQIINDELMLDGNPRLNLASFVTTWMEPECNKLIMDSVNKNYVDMDEYPVTTELQNRCVNMIAHLFNAPLGDSEAAVGVGTVGSSEAIMLAGLAFKRRWQNKMKAQGKSCDNPNIVTGANVQVCWEKFARYFEVELKEVKLSEGYYVMDPEKAVEMVDENTICVAAILGSTLNGEFEDVKLLNDLLLEKNKITGWDTPIHVDAASGGFIAPFIYPELEWDFRLPLVKSINVSGHKYGLVYAGIGWAIWRTKEDLPEELIFHINYLGADQPTFTLNFSKGSSQVIAQYYQLIRLGVEGYRNIMENCSENAIVLKTGIEKIDRFNIVSKDIGVPLVAFSLKDHTNYTEFDISDMLRRFGWIVPAYTMPPDAQHITVLRVVIREDFSRTLAERLVLDIIKVLQELDNTSAKLIVKINKQISDNYEKQVQENGKTLVKKTEVETQTEVINKLKKMVLSTKTKGIC, encoded by the exons ATGGTTTTGTCAAAGACTGCTTCGGATTCTGATGTTTCAATCCACTCGACTTTCGCTTCTCGATATGTTCGAACTTCTCTTCCCAG GTTTAAGATGTCAGAAGACTCAATACCAAAGGAAGCTGCATATCAGATCATTAACGATGAGCTGATGTTGGATGGAAATCCTAGATTGAATCTTGCTTCCTTTGTAACAACTTGGATGGAACCTGAATGTAATAAGCTTATTATGGATTCTGTTAATAAGAATTATGTCGACATGGATGAATATCCTGTTACAACTGAGCTTCAG AACCGCTGTGTGAATATGATTGCCCATCTCTTTAATGCACCACTGGGAGACTCTGAAGCTGCGGTAGGAGTCGGGACAGTTGGATCTTCAGAGGCGATAATGCTAGCTGGACTAGCATTCAAGAGGAGATGGCAAAACAAGATGAAAGCTCAAGGTAAATCCTGCGACAATCCCAACATTGTCACTGGTGCCAACGTTCAGGTCTGCTGGGAGAAGTTTGCAAGGTACTTCGAGGTGGAGCTTAAAGAAGTAAAACTGAGTGAGGGTTATTATGTAATGGATCCGGAAAAGGCTGTTGAAATGGTGGATGAGAATACCATCTGTGTAGCTGCTATCCTTGGTTCAACCTTGAATGGAGAATTCGAAGACGTTAAGCTCTTGAATGATCTCCTGCTTGAGAAGAACAAGATCACTGG ATGGGATACCCCAATTCACGTTGACGCCGCTAGTGGCGGATTTATTGCTCCATTTATTTACCCAGAATTGGAATGGGATTTCCGCTTGCCTTTGGTGAAAAGCATAAACGTTAGTGGTCATAAATATGGCCTTGTATATGCTGGGATTGGGTGGGCGATCTGGAGGACTAAAGAGGACTTGCCAGAAGAACTCATTTTTCATATCAACTACTTGGGTGCTGATCAACCCACCTTCACCCTCAACTTCTCCAAAGGTTCCAGTCAAGTTATCGCTCAGTACTATCAACTTATCCGCTTGGGTGTCGAG gGTTATCGAAACATCATGGAAAATTGTAGCGAAAATGCAATCGTACTTAAAACAGGTATCGAGAAGATTGACCGATTCAACATTGTATCGAAGGACATTGGTGTGCCATTAGTAGCATTCTCTCTAAAAGACCATACCAATTACACTGAGTTTGACATTTCGGATATGCTACGACGTTTTGGGTGGATTGTTCCTGCTTATACCATGCCACCTGATGCGCAACACATTACAGTCTTACGTGTAGTTATAAGAGAAGATTTTTCGCGTACTCTAGCAGAACGGCTTGTTTTGGACATAATAAAAGTTCTGCAAGAACTCGACAACACGTCCGCAAAACTTATTGTGAAGATAAATAAGCAGATTTCTGATAATTATGAGAAACAAGTTCAAGAAAATGGGAAAACTTTGGTGAAGAAAACAGAAGTGGAAACTCAGACAGAGGTTATTAATAAATTGAAAAAGATGGTGTTGTCTACTAAGACTAAGGGAATATGTTGA